A portion of the Lolium rigidum isolate FL_2022 chromosome 1, APGP_CSIRO_Lrig_0.1, whole genome shotgun sequence genome contains these proteins:
- the LOC124693091 gene encoding uncharacterized protein LOC124693091 yields the protein MPRIPLIRFPKRHLKVPSPAAAQPAADQHATLMSRLGAKVEAPSSGVKKNYRFTSDVPSAPSHNAVGGPASQLPKRTPLSEEEIEAIMQGGVF from the exons ATGCCGCGCATTCCCCTGATCAGATTCCCCAAGAGGCATCTCAAAGTCCCATCCCCGGCAG CGGCTCAACCTGCTGCGGATCAGCACGCGACCCTCATGTCCCGACTGG GAGCTAAAGTAGAGGCACCATCTTCTGGGGTGAAAAAGAATTATCGCTTTACATCAGATGTTCCTTCAGCACCTTCTCATAATGCTGTTGGAGGGCCAGCTTCACAACTTCCCAAACGCACACCACTCTCCGAGGAAGAGATTGAGGCTATCATG CAAGGTGGTGTCTTCTGA
- the LOC124693100 gene encoding uncharacterized protein LOC124693100 produces MAMAQSSYFASRPPLLPSAATSPSSSSWSPPRHGPPRCRRALTAASSLHLGPEDFAELVHNKVLIAATAASLIGQLAKPFTSGGDVGKIDIIKVAARSGGMPSTHSAAVVAVTTSLALERGFADSIFGMSVVFASIVMYDAQGVRREVGKHARLLNKLWTLRDQTTQDQEDGGDLVNSTSEPHIANREMASVPQDASTSQRSNTMSFSRRSAATKLLRSNALRSSESELTELTEEYSRLSESVGHTEAQVAVGALLGFVVSLAVYATL; encoded by the exons ATGGCCATGGCCCAGTCCTCCTACTTCGCTAGCCGCCCACCCCTCCTCCCCTCCGCAGCgacctctccctcctcctcctcctggtcgccTCCCAGGCACGGGCCGCCGCGCTGCCGCCGGGCACTCACGGCCGCATCTTCCCTCCACCTCGGGCCGGAGGACTTCGCCGAGCTCGTGCACAACAAG GTTCTGattgcggcgacggcggcgagcctGATCGGGCAGCTGGCAAAGCCATTCACTTCCGGCGGGGATGTGGGCAAAATCGACATCATCAAGGTCGCCGCCCGGTCAGGGGGGATGCCCTCGACCCACTCCGCG GCAGTTGTGGCAGTGACTACCTCCCTTGCGCTAGAAAG GGGATTTGCAGACTCCATATTCGGGATGTCGGTGGTGTTTGCGTCGATTGTAATGTATGATGCCCAG GGAGTTAGAAGAGAGGTGGGTAAGCATGCAAGGCTTTTGAACAAGTTATGGACCCTAAGGGATCAGACGACTCAAGACCAGGAGGACGGTGGTGACCTGGTGAATTCCACCTCTGAACCCCACATTGCGAACCGCGAGATGGCTTCTGTTCCCCAGGATGCATCTACATCACAACGTTCAAACACTATGTCCTTCTCGAGGCGCAGCGCTGCGACCAAACTGCTGAGATCAAACGCGCTCCGAAGCTCAGAATCAGAGCTAACTGAATTGACAGAGGAGTATAGCCGGCTGAGCGAATCCGTCGGCCACACGGAGGCACAGGTCGCAGTTGGTGCCTTGTTAGGTTTTGTCGTAAGCTTAGCTGTCTACGCGACACTGTAA